A stretch of Acipenser ruthenus chromosome 1, fAciRut3.2 maternal haplotype, whole genome shotgun sequence DNA encodes these proteins:
- the LOC117408561 gene encoding sushi domain-containing protein 1-like isoform X2: protein MKRNIVRMVWSSAEGCFALLLLLMFTRVQEGQAITTGNTVDICTTCHANATCDKKTDGSGGMVCNCKYGFLGNGRTQCHDKDECQIGATDICGEHTACYNTYGSFYCTCLDGYSPSNRMASFIPNDGTYCDDIDECQVSGICREGGLCKNLPGAFNCTCAEGYTVTNASEPFNPVKDAAFCKAVDCGPPPIIPHAYLLSETGTSYGNVVKYSCFQGYVLKSGNDTTVCNAGGEWEEPSLVCEDIDECQVRGICGEGGLCKNLPGDFNCTCAEGYTVTNASEPFNPVKDAAFCKAITTGNTVEICTTCHVNATCDKKTDGSGGMVCNCKYGFLGNGRTQCHDKDECQIGATDICGEHTACYNTYGSFYCTCLDGYSPSNRMASFIPNDGTYCDDIDECQVSGICREGGLCKNLPGAFNCTCAEGYTVTNASEPFNPVKDAAFCKAVDCGPPPIIPHAYLLSETGTSYGNVVKYSCFQGYVLKSGNDTTVCNAGGEWEEPSLVCEDIDECQVRGICGEGGLCKNLPGDFNCTCAEGYTVTNASEPFNPVKDAAFCKEIDCGQPPMLPHSAMLWNSSAGLGSVVYYNCKEGFYRAGGRNFSVCTKSGYWENASLLCKEIDCGQPPMLPHTAMLWNSSAGLGSVVYYNCKEGFYRAGGRNFSVCTKSGYWENASLLCKEIDCGQPPMLPHTAMLWNSSAGLGSVVYYNCKEGFYRAGGRNYSVCTINGYWENASLLCKEIDCGQPPMLPHTAMLWNSSAGLGSVVHYNCKEGFYRAGGRNFSVCTKSGYWENASLLCKEIDCGQPPMLPHTAMLWNSSAGLGSMVHYKCKEGFYRAGGRNYSVCTINGYWEDASLLCKEIDCGQPPMLPHTAMLWNSSAGLGSVVHYNCKEGFYRAGGRNYSVCTINGYWENASLLCKEINCGAPALVPHTDILWDKTAHLGSVVYFKCKEGFFVERGKNRSVCTANGFWETVTLTCKEINCGIPPPVQYTDMLWDNTSQLGSVVYYKCKEGFYTEEGKNYSVCTANRRWENITLKCKELDCGSPPVLAYTEMLQPNTTSPGSVVYYQCIDGFTSKGGRNVSVCTKRGEWDAATLICKEIPAISELSFKEGCLKWRAHRDDRLKETYNFKLDGLRGYQKDFLDKRIINFTSGDDTPEICLNLQPGTNYTINITALSVGYSIRAIITTSITDPPVPQVAFIVAEGPLPPLRLLRAAETNGPISLYQVVVLPMDGPLVFNCSSLNMPNFYSKKGGGGAYVTAELYAEDIADELVFNVGDRQYYGDYYNAPLEEGRGYNVILRVVSEWCQVRKQSCVNWAQTKGLSHTIQHVTILAGGSVGVIGFILFLCFSIVWCCKKRQDT from the exons ATGAAAAGGAATATTGTCAGAATGGTGTGGAGCAGTGCTGAGGGGTGCTTTGCCTTGCTTCTGCTTCTCATGTTCACAAGAGTACAAGAGGGTCAGG CCATAACAACTGGTAACACCGTAGACATCTGTACCACTTGTCATGCCAATGCTACGTGTGACAAGAAGACAGATGGCAGTGGTGGGATGGTCTGCAACTGCAAGTATGGGTTTCTAGGAAATGGGAGGACACAGTGCCATG ACAAAGATGAGTGCCAGATTGGTGCCACCGACATCTGTGGTGAACACACAGCCTGCTATAACACATATGGGAGCTTCTACTGCACCTGTCTGGATGGGTACAGCCCCTCCAACAGAATGGCCTCGTTCATTCCAAATGACGGAACCTACTGCGATG ATATTGATGAATGTCAGGTCAGTGGTATATGTAGAGAAGGAGGGCTGTGCAAAAATCTCCCCGGAGCTTTTAACTGTACCTGCGCTGAAGGATACACAGTAACAAATGCAAGTGAACCATTCAATCCTGTCAAGGATGCAGCTTTTTGCAAAG ctgtggATTGTGGTCCCCCTCCTATCATTCCGCATGCTTACCTGCTTTCAGAAACTGGAACAAGCTATGGGAATGTGGTTAAATACAGTTGCTTCCAAGGGTATGTCTTGAAAAGTGGAAATGACACAACCGTATGTAACGCAGGGGGAGAATGGGAAGAGCCCAGTTTGGTGTGTGAAG atATTGATGAATGTCAAGTCAGAGGTATATGTGGAGAAGGAGGGCTGTGCAAAAATCTACCTGGAGATTTTAACTGTACCTGCGCTGAAGGATACACAGTAACAAATGCAAGTGAACCATTCAATCCTGTCAAGGATGCAGCTTTTTGCAAAG CCATAACAACTGGTAACACCGTAGAAATCTGTACCACTTGTCATGTCAATGCTACGTGTGACAAGAAGACAGATGGCAGTGGTGGGATGGTCTGCAACTGCAAGTATGGGTTTCTAGGAAATGGGAGGACACAGTGCCATG ACAAAGACGAGTGCCAGATTGGTGCCACCGACATCTGTGGTGAACACACAGCCTGCTATAACACATATGGGAGCTTCTACTGCACCTGTCTGGATGGGTACAGCCCCTCCAACAGAATGGCCTCGTTCATTCCAAATGACGGAACCTACTGCGATG ATATTGATGAATGTCAGGTCAGTGGTATATGTAGAGAAGGAGGGCTGTGCAAAAATCTCCCTGGAGCTTTTAACTGTACCTGCGCTGAAGGATACACAGTAACAAATGCAAGTGAACCATTCAATCCTGTCAAGGATGCAGCTTTTTGCAAAG ctgtggATTGTGGTCCCCCTCCTATCATTCCGCATGCTTACCTGCTTTCAGAAACTGGAACAAGCTATGGGAATGTAGTTAAATACAGTTGCTTCCAAGGGTATGTCTTGAAAAGTGGAAATGACACAACCGTATGTAACGCAGGGGGAGAATGGGAAGAGCCCAGTTTGGTGTGTGAAG atATTGATGAATGTCAAGTCAGAGGTATATGTGGAGAAGGAGGGCTGTGCAAAAATCTACCTGGAGATTTTAACTGTACCTGCGCTGAAGGATACACAGTAACAAATGCAAGTGAACCATTCAATCCTGTCAAGGATGCAGCTTTTTGCAAAG AGATTGACTGCGGTCAGCCCCCCATGCTGCCACACTCCGCTATGCTGTGGAACAGCAGTGCAGGACTGGGCAGCGTGGTGTATTATAACTGTAAAGAAGGATTTTACAGAGCTGGAGGAAGGAATTTCTCGGTTTGCACTAAAAGCGGTTATTGGGAAAATGCCTCTTTACTATGTAAAG AGATTGACTGCGGTCAGCCCCCCATGCTGCCACACACCGCTATGCTGTGGAACAGCAGTGCAGGACTGGGCAGCGTGGTGTATTATAACTGTAAAGAAGGATTTTACAGAGCTGGAGGAAGGAATTTCTCGGTTTGCACTAAAAGCGGTTATTGGGAAAATGCCTCTTTACTTTGTAAAG AGATTGACTGCGGTCAGCCCCCCATGCTGCCACACACCGCTATGCTGTGGAACAGCAGTGCAGGACTGGGCAGCGTGGTGTATTATAACTGTAAAGAAGGATTTTACAGAGCTGGAGGAAGGAATTATTCGGTTTGCACTATAAACGGTTACTGGGAAAATGCCTCTTTACTTTGTAAAG AGATTGACTGCGGTCAGCCCCCCATGCTGCCACACACCGCTATGCTGTGGAACAGCAGTGCAGGACTGGGCAGCGTGGTGCATTATAACTGTAAAGAAGGATTTTACAGAGCTGGAGGAAGGAATTTCTCGGTTTGCACTAAAAGCGGTTATTGGGAAAATGCCTCTTTACTTTGTAAAG AGATTGACTGCGGTCAGCCCCCCATGCTGCCACACACCGCTATGCTGTGGAACAGCAGTGCAGGACTGGGCAGCATGGTGCATTATAAGTGTAAAGAAGGATTTTACAGAGCTGGAGGAAGGAATTATTCGGTTTGCACTATAAACGGTTACTGGGAAGATGCCTCTTTACTTTGTAAAG AGATTGACTGCGGTCAGCCCCCCATGCTGCCACACACCGCTATGCTGTGGAACAGCAGTGCAGGACTGGGCAGCGTGGTGCATTATAACTGTAAAGAAGGATTTTACAGAGCTGGAGGAAGGAATTATTCGGTTTGCACTATAAACGGTTACTGGGAAAATGCCTCTTTACTATGTAAAG AAATCAACTGTGGTGCGCCAGCGCTCGTACCTCATACTGACATTCTGTGGGACAAAACAGCACATCTTGGGAGTGtggtttatttcaaatgtaaagaAGGATTTTTTGTAGAGAGAGGAAAAAATCGCTCTGTTTGTACAGCCAACGGATTCTGGGAGACTGTTACTCTAACTTGTAAAG AAATCAACTGTGGAATACCACCGCCTGTACAATATACTGATATGCTCTGGGACAACACCTCACAGCTGGGGAGTGTGGTTTACTATAAATGCAAGGAAGGATTTTACACAGAGGAAGGAAAAAACTACTCTGTTTGTACAGCAAACAGGCGATGGGAAAATATTACTCTAAAATGCAAAG AACTGGACTGTGGTTCTCCACCAGTACTAGCCTACACAGAGATGCTGCAGCCCAACACAACAAGCCCAGGGAGTGTGGTTTATTACCAGTGTATAGACGGCTTCACCAGCAAGGGAGGAAGAAATGTTTCTGTCTGTACAAAGAGAGGAGAATGGGATGCTGCTACATTAATATGCAAAG aaatccCTGCCATCAGCGAACTTAGTTTTAAAGAAGGATGTTTAAAATGGAGAGCACACAGAGATGACAGACTAAAGGAAACATACAAT TTTAAATTGGATGGGCTCAGGGGCTATCAGAAGGACTTCCTGGATAAAAGGATAATCAACTTTACCTCAGGAGACGACACTCCAGAAATCTGCTTGAACCTGCAGCCGGGGACAAACTATACCATCAACATTACTGCACTGTCAGTAGGGTATTCGATACGGGCCATCATCACTACAAGCATTACGG ATCCTCCGGTACCACAAGTTGCATTCATAGTTGCAGAAGGCCCATTGCCTCCTCTAAGACTCCTAAGAGCAGCAGAAACTAATGGCCCGAtaag TCTTTATCAGGTGGTTGTCTTACCAATGGATGGGCCCCTTGTGTTCAACTGCAGCTCTCTCAATATGCCAAACTTCTACAGTaagaaggggggagggggagcaTATGTGACGGCAGAGCTCTATGCAGAGGATATAGCAGACGAGCTGGTCTTCAATGTCGGAGACCGCCAATACTACGGGGACTACTACAATGCTCCTTTAGAGGAGGGGAGGGGCTACAATGTCATATTGAGAGTGGTTAGCGAATGGTGCCAG GTGAGGAAACAGTCCTGTGTCAATTGGGCTCAGACAAAAG GGTTATCACACACCATACAGCATGTGACTATTTTGGCTGGAGGATCAGTGGGAGTGATAGGATTTATTTTATTCCTGTGTTTTTCCATTGTTTG GTGCTGCAAGAAGAGACAAGACACGTGA
- the LOC117408561 gene encoding sushi domain-containing protein 1-like isoform X3: MKRNIVRMVWSSAEGCFALLLLLMFTRVQEGQAITTGNTVDICTTCHANATCDKKTDGSGGMVCNCKYGFLGNGRTQCHDKDECQIGATDICGEHTACYNTYGSFYCTCLDGYSPSNRMASFIPNDGTYCDDIDECQVSGICREGGLCKNLPGAFNCTCAEGYTVTNASEPFNPVKDAAFCKAVDCGPPPIIPHAYLLSETGTSYGNVVKYSCFQGYVLKSGNDTTVCNAGGEWEEPSLVCEDIDECQVRGICGEGGLCKNLPGDFNCTCAEGYTVTNASEPFNPVKDAAFCKAITTGNTVEICTTCHVNATCDKKTDGSGGMVCNCKYGFLGNGRTQCHDKDECQIGATDICGEHTACYNTYGSFYCTCLDGYSPSNRMASFIPNDGTYCDAVDCGPPPIIPHAYLLSETGTSYGNVVKYSCFQGYVLKSGNDTTVCNAGGEWEEPSLVCEDIDECQVRGICGEGGLCKNLPGDFNCTCAEGYTVTNASEPFNPVKDAAFCKEIDCGQPPMLPHSAMLWNSSAGLGSVVYYNCKEGFYRAGGRNFSVCTKSGYWENASLLCKEIDCGQPPMLPHTAMLWNSSAGLGSVVYYNCKEGFYRAGGRNFSVCTKSGYWENASLLCKEIDCGQPPMLPHTAMLWNSSAGLGSVVYYNCKEGFYRAGGRNYSVCTINGYWENASLLCKEIDCGQPPMLPHTAMLWNSSAGLGSVVHYNCKEGFYRAGGRNFSVCTKSGYWENASLLCKEIDCGQPPMLPHTAMLWNSSAGLGSMVHYKCKEGFYRAGGRNYSVCTINGYWEDASLLCKEIDCGQPPMLPHTAMLWNSSAGLGSVVHYNCKEGFYRAGGRNYSVCTINGYWENASLLCKEINCGAPALVPHTDILWDKTAHLGSVVYFKCKEGFFVERGKNRSVCTANGFWETVTLTCKEINCGIPPPVQYTDMLWDNTSQLGSVVYYKCKEGFYTEEGKNYSVCTANRRWENITLKCKELDCGSPPVLAYTEMLQPNTTSPGSVVYYQCIDGFTSKGGRNVSVCTKRGEWDAATLICKEIPAISELSFKEGCLKWRAHRDDRLKETYNFKLDGLRGYQKDFLDKRIINFTSGDDTPEICLNLQPGTNYTINITALSVGYSIRAIITTSITDPPVPQVAFIVAEGPLPPLRLLRAAETNGPISLYQVVVLPMDGPLVFNCSSLNMPNFYSKKGGGGAYVTAELYAEDIADELVFNVGDRQYYGDYYNAPLEEGRGYNVILRVVSEWCQQVRKQSCVNWAQTKGLSHTIQHVTILAGGSVGVIGFILFLCFSIVWCCKKRQDT, from the exons ATGAAAAGGAATATTGTCAGAATGGTGTGGAGCAGTGCTGAGGGGTGCTTTGCCTTGCTTCTGCTTCTCATGTTCACAAGAGTACAAGAGGGTCAGG CCATAACAACTGGTAACACCGTAGACATCTGTACCACTTGTCATGCCAATGCTACGTGTGACAAGAAGACAGATGGCAGTGGTGGGATGGTCTGCAACTGCAAGTATGGGTTTCTAGGAAATGGGAGGACACAGTGCCATG ACAAAGATGAGTGCCAGATTGGTGCCACCGACATCTGTGGTGAACACACAGCCTGCTATAACACATATGGGAGCTTCTACTGCACCTGTCTGGATGGGTACAGCCCCTCCAACAGAATGGCCTCGTTCATTCCAAATGACGGAACCTACTGCGATG ATATTGATGAATGTCAGGTCAGTGGTATATGTAGAGAAGGAGGGCTGTGCAAAAATCTCCCCGGAGCTTTTAACTGTACCTGCGCTGAAGGATACACAGTAACAAATGCAAGTGAACCATTCAATCCTGTCAAGGATGCAGCTTTTTGCAAAG ctgtggATTGTGGTCCCCCTCCTATCATTCCGCATGCTTACCTGCTTTCAGAAACTGGAACAAGCTATGGGAATGTGGTTAAATACAGTTGCTTCCAAGGGTATGTCTTGAAAAGTGGAAATGACACAACCGTATGTAACGCAGGGGGAGAATGGGAAGAGCCCAGTTTGGTGTGTGAAG atATTGATGAATGTCAAGTCAGAGGTATATGTGGAGAAGGAGGGCTGTGCAAAAATCTACCTGGAGATTTTAACTGTACCTGCGCTGAAGGATACACAGTAACAAATGCAAGTGAACCATTCAATCCTGTCAAGGATGCAGCTTTTTGCAAAG CCATAACAACTGGTAACACCGTAGAAATCTGTACCACTTGTCATGTCAATGCTACGTGTGACAAGAAGACAGATGGCAGTGGTGGGATGGTCTGCAACTGCAAGTATGGGTTTCTAGGAAATGGGAGGACACAGTGCCATG ACAAAGACGAGTGCCAGATTGGTGCCACCGACATCTGTGGTGAACACACAGCCTGCTATAACACATATGGGAGCTTCTACTGCACCTGTCTGGATGGGTACAGCCCCTCCAACAGAATGGCCTCGTTCATTCCAAATGACGGAACCTACTGCGATG ctgtggATTGTGGTCCCCCTCCTATCATTCCGCATGCTTACCTGCTTTCAGAAACTGGAACAAGCTATGGGAATGTAGTTAAATACAGTTGCTTCCAAGGGTATGTCTTGAAAAGTGGAAATGACACAACCGTATGTAACGCAGGGGGAGAATGGGAAGAGCCCAGTTTGGTGTGTGAAG atATTGATGAATGTCAAGTCAGAGGTATATGTGGAGAAGGAGGGCTGTGCAAAAATCTACCTGGAGATTTTAACTGTACCTGCGCTGAAGGATACACAGTAACAAATGCAAGTGAACCATTCAATCCTGTCAAGGATGCAGCTTTTTGCAAAG AGATTGACTGCGGTCAGCCCCCCATGCTGCCACACTCCGCTATGCTGTGGAACAGCAGTGCAGGACTGGGCAGCGTGGTGTATTATAACTGTAAAGAAGGATTTTACAGAGCTGGAGGAAGGAATTTCTCGGTTTGCACTAAAAGCGGTTATTGGGAAAATGCCTCTTTACTATGTAAAG AGATTGACTGCGGTCAGCCCCCCATGCTGCCACACACCGCTATGCTGTGGAACAGCAGTGCAGGACTGGGCAGCGTGGTGTATTATAACTGTAAAGAAGGATTTTACAGAGCTGGAGGAAGGAATTTCTCGGTTTGCACTAAAAGCGGTTATTGGGAAAATGCCTCTTTACTTTGTAAAG AGATTGACTGCGGTCAGCCCCCCATGCTGCCACACACCGCTATGCTGTGGAACAGCAGTGCAGGACTGGGCAGCGTGGTGTATTATAACTGTAAAGAAGGATTTTACAGAGCTGGAGGAAGGAATTATTCGGTTTGCACTATAAACGGTTACTGGGAAAATGCCTCTTTACTTTGTAAAG AGATTGACTGCGGTCAGCCCCCCATGCTGCCACACACCGCTATGCTGTGGAACAGCAGTGCAGGACTGGGCAGCGTGGTGCATTATAACTGTAAAGAAGGATTTTACAGAGCTGGAGGAAGGAATTTCTCGGTTTGCACTAAAAGCGGTTATTGGGAAAATGCCTCTTTACTTTGTAAAG AGATTGACTGCGGTCAGCCCCCCATGCTGCCACACACCGCTATGCTGTGGAACAGCAGTGCAGGACTGGGCAGCATGGTGCATTATAAGTGTAAAGAAGGATTTTACAGAGCTGGAGGAAGGAATTATTCGGTTTGCACTATAAACGGTTACTGGGAAGATGCCTCTTTACTTTGTAAAG AGATTGACTGCGGTCAGCCCCCCATGCTGCCACACACCGCTATGCTGTGGAACAGCAGTGCAGGACTGGGCAGCGTGGTGCATTATAACTGTAAAGAAGGATTTTACAGAGCTGGAGGAAGGAATTATTCGGTTTGCACTATAAACGGTTACTGGGAAAATGCCTCTTTACTATGTAAAG AAATCAACTGTGGTGCGCCAGCGCTCGTACCTCATACTGACATTCTGTGGGACAAAACAGCACATCTTGGGAGTGtggtttatttcaaatgtaaagaAGGATTTTTTGTAGAGAGAGGAAAAAATCGCTCTGTTTGTACAGCCAACGGATTCTGGGAGACTGTTACTCTAACTTGTAAAG AAATCAACTGTGGAATACCACCGCCTGTACAATATACTGATATGCTCTGGGACAACACCTCACAGCTGGGGAGTGTGGTTTACTATAAATGCAAGGAAGGATTTTACACAGAGGAAGGAAAAAACTACTCTGTTTGTACAGCAAACAGGCGATGGGAAAATATTACTCTAAAATGCAAAG AACTGGACTGTGGTTCTCCACCAGTACTAGCCTACACAGAGATGCTGCAGCCCAACACAACAAGCCCAGGGAGTGTGGTTTATTACCAGTGTATAGACGGCTTCACCAGCAAGGGAGGAAGAAATGTTTCTGTCTGTACAAAGAGAGGAGAATGGGATGCTGCTACATTAATATGCAAAG aaatccCTGCCATCAGCGAACTTAGTTTTAAAGAAGGATGTTTAAAATGGAGAGCACACAGAGATGACAGACTAAAGGAAACATACAAT TTTAAATTGGATGGGCTCAGGGGCTATCAGAAGGACTTCCTGGATAAAAGGATAATCAACTTTACCTCAGGAGACGACACTCCAGAAATCTGCTTGAACCTGCAGCCGGGGACAAACTATACCATCAACATTACTGCACTGTCAGTAGGGTATTCGATACGGGCCATCATCACTACAAGCATTACGG ATCCTCCGGTACCACAAGTTGCATTCATAGTTGCAGAAGGCCCATTGCCTCCTCTAAGACTCCTAAGAGCAGCAGAAACTAATGGCCCGAtaag TCTTTATCAGGTGGTTGTCTTACCAATGGATGGGCCCCTTGTGTTCAACTGCAGCTCTCTCAATATGCCAAACTTCTACAGTaagaaggggggagggggagcaTATGTGACGGCAGAGCTCTATGCAGAGGATATAGCAGACGAGCTGGTCTTCAATGTCGGAGACCGCCAATACTACGGGGACTACTACAATGCTCCTTTAGAGGAGGGGAGGGGCTACAATGTCATATTGAGAGTGGTTAGCGAATGGTGCCAG CAGGTGAGGAAACAGTCCTGTGTCAATTGGGCTCAGACAAAAG GGTTATCACACACCATACAGCATGTGACTATTTTGGCTGGAGGATCAGTGGGAGTGATAGGATTTATTTTATTCCTGTGTTTTTCCATTGTTTG GTGCTGCAAGAAGAGACAAGACACGTGA